Within the Acidobacteriota bacterium genome, the region ATGCGCACCGGCATGCGGATGGTCGCCGACCGGCCGCTCGTGGGCGTGGGACCGCGGATGATCGACCAGTATATCTACCGCTACGGGGCGGCCCCTCACATTCGACCCGACTTCTACCAGCACCTCCACAACAACATCATCCAGATCGCCGCCGAACGCGGCCTCCCGGCTTTGGCCTGCTGGCTCTGGCTGCTGGCGCAGATCGTCATCGATCACTGGCGTCGGTTCCGCCGGCTGCGCGCCGGTCCGGACCCGGGAGCCACCCTGTGGCCCGTGCTGGCCATCGCGGTCACCGTCGCCCTGTTCGTGGGTGGGCTGTTCGAGTACAACTTCGGAGACTCGGAGGTCCTGCTGATCTACTGCACTCTCATCAGCCTGGCCTACGTGCCCGTTCTCCGTCCCGGGACGGATCATGAGCACGCCGCCGCTTAAAATCGCCATCTTGGGCACCCGGGGGATTCCGGCCAACTACGGCGGCTTCGAGACCTTCGCCGAAGAGTTGGCCACCCGGCTCGTGCGGCGCTGGCACACGGTCACGGTGTATTGCCGCCGCCACTACCAGGACGCACCGCGGGCCGAGCACCGCGGGGTCCGGCTGGTGGTCCTCCCGGCGGTCCGCCACAAGTACCTGGACACGGTCTCGCACACGGCGCTATCGGTGTGCCACGCCCTGTTCCGCCCCTACCAGGTCCTGCTCGTCTGCAACGCCGCCAACGCCGCACTCTGCCTGCTGCCCCGGCTACGGGGGCAGCGGGTGGTGCTCAACGTCGACGGCCTGGAGCGCAAGCGGCGCAAATGGAACGCCCTGGCGCGGCTCCACTACCGGGTATCCGAACGCCTGGCCTGCCTGTTTCCCCACGCCGTGGTGACTGACGCCGTCGCCATCCAGGACTACTTCCGGCGACGCTACGGCAAGGCGACCACCATGATCCCCTACGGCGCGGGCGCCTTCAACCGGCCACCCGGCCCGACGCTGGCGGCGCTCGGCGTCGAACCCGGCGGCTACTACCTGTATGTCAGCCGCCTCGAGCCGGAAAACAACGCCCGCCTCGTCGTGGATATCTTCGAACGCTTGCGCACCGGGCGGAAACTCCTGGTCGTGGGCGACGCGCCGTACAACGCCGCCTACATCCGCGAGCTGCGCCGGACTGCCGATCCGCGGATTTGCTTCCCCGGCGCCATCTACGGCGAGGGGTACCGGGAGCTGGTCAGCAACGCCCATTGTTACATCCATGCCACCGAGGTGGGCGGCACCCACCCGGCGTTGGTGGAGAACATGGCCGCCGGCAATCTGATTTTCTGCCTGGACACTCCCGAAAACTCCGAGGTACTCGGCGGCGCCGGTGTGCTGTTCCGCGCCGGTGATCCGGCCGCCGCCGCGGCCACCCTTCAGGCCATCGAGGACGAGCCGGATCGATTCCAGGCGCTGCGCGAGGACGCCCGCCGCCGCGCCGCTGAAAACTACGACTGGGAGCGGGTCACCGATGCCTATCTGCGGCTTTTCGAAAGCGACCGTGCCGGAGAGGTTCCGCAGGGAAATTGACCCGGCCCTGTCCCGATTTTCCATTGACATTCAAATTAATGTATAATTGGGTCAAAAGTCTCAGGAGCATACCATGACCCATCCCAAAGGGTTTTCGACCGTAGAGGCGCTCGTGGTGATTGTCATCATGGGCATCCTGGTGGTTGTCGGCGTCCCCGTCTTCACCACGGTGATGGCCGACTACCGCCTCAACGCCGCCCTCCAGGCCTACTCGCAGGCCATCCAGCGCGGCCGCTACCTGGCCTCGTCACAAAACGCGCTGTACGTCATGGAGTTGGGCACGCCGGGGGCGACGGGCACCCCCATCGAGATCTTCCGGGACGATAATTGGGATCTGGCGTGCACCCTCTCAGGCGAGAATGCAACCCGGGTCCGGTTCAATATTACGTCCGAAGTCCAG harbors:
- a CDS encoding glycosyltransferase family 1 protein; this translates as MSTPPLKIAILGTRGIPANYGGFETFAEELATRLVRRWHTVTVYCRRHYQDAPRAEHRGVRLVVLPAVRHKYLDTVSHTALSVCHALFRPYQVLLVCNAANAALCLLPRLRGQRVVLNVDGLERKRRKWNALARLHYRVSERLACLFPHAVVTDAVAIQDYFRRRYGKATTMIPYGAGAFNRPPGPTLAALGVEPGGYYLYVSRLEPENNARLVVDIFERLRTGRKLLVVGDAPYNAAYIRELRRTADPRICFPGAIYGEGYRELVSNAHCYIHATEVGGTHPALVENMAAGNLIFCLDTPENSEVLGGAGVLFRAGDPAAAAATLQAIEDEPDRFQALREDARRRAAENYDWERVTDAYLRLFESDRAGEVPQGN